A window of the Myripristis murdjan chromosome 15, fMyrMur1.1, whole genome shotgun sequence genome harbors these coding sequences:
- the vent gene encoding ventral expressed homeobox produces the protein MANFSVEWLSKSYYTTQKDTEEAILQATTQFKDDSVQTKINTDGLLHTEIEGHGKQSRSQYTPTSPNNSCGYSSGSESEVGDDSEGEATQQRRMRTKFTSEQISKLEKTFSKHKYLGATQRRAIAEKLNLSETQVKTWFQNRRMKLKREVQDMRPEFLSSPAGLLPPLLFQHPSLSGQLPAYSHSAFHPQPLHRIQFPPQLPVQQHHLHPVILPPAYY, from the exons ATGGCTAACTTCTCTGTTGAGTGGCTCTCCAAAAGTTATTACACCACGCAAAAGGACACCGAGGAGGCTATTCTCCAGGCTACCACACAGTTTAAGGATGACtcagttcagacaaaaataaacaccGACGGGCTTCTTCATACTGAGATTGAAGGGCATGGGAAGCAATCAAGAAGCCAGTACACTCCGACCTCGCCAAACA ATAGCTGTGGTTACTCGTCCGGGTCTGAGAGCGAGGTGGGAGATGACAGCGAGGGTGAAGCTACCCAGCAGCGGAGGATGAGGACCAAGTTTACCTCAGAGCAGATCAGCAAACTGGAGAAAACCTTCAGCAAGCACAAATACCTGGGCGCCACGCAGAGGAGGGCAATTGCTGAGAAGCTCAACCTTTCTGAAACTCAG GTGAAAACCTGGTTCCAGAACCGGAGGATGAAGCTGAAGCGTGAGGTGCAGGATATGCGTCCTGAGTTTCTGTCCAGCCCGGCCGGTCTGCTGCCGCCCCTCCTGTTTCAGCACCCCAGTCTGAGTGGACAGCTCCCCGCCTACAGCCACAGCGCCTTCCACCCGCAGCCGCTCCACAGGATCCAGTTTCCCCCACAGCTCCCAGTTCAACAGCACCACCTCCACCCAGTCATCCTGCCTCCTGCCTATTACTGA